Proteins encoded in a region of the Brevefilum fermentans genome:
- a CDS encoding deoxycytidylate deaminase, with protein MRPDWDSYFMKIAYSVSERSTCDRAFVGCVLVRDKRILTTGFNGSPAGQAHCDEVGHLLVEGHCVRTIHAETNAIIQAALHGVSTKGCWCYVTHFPCLNCTKALINAGIARLIYHVAYRVDEHATEFLRLAEIEVCQLDFTPNNFA; from the coding sequence ATGCGTCCAGATTGGGATTCTTATTTCATGAAAATTGCTTATTCAGTATCCGAGCGCAGCACCTGTGACCGCGCCTTTGTGGGCTGTGTGCTGGTTCGTGATAAACGCATCCTGACCACCGGGTTTAACGGGTCGCCTGCCGGGCAAGCCCATTGTGACGAAGTGGGGCACCTGCTGGTGGAGGGACACTGTGTCCGCACCATTCATGCAGAGACCAATGCCATCATCCAGGCTGCCCTGCATGGCGTTTCCACCAAGGGTTGTTGGTGTTATGTGACGCATTTTCCCTGCCTTAATTGCACCAAGGCGCTGATCAACGCCGGAATCGCTCGCCTGATCTACCATGTGGCCTACCGTGTGGATGAACATGCAACAGAATTCTTACGCCTGGCTGAGATTGAGGTCTGTCAGTTAGATTTCACGCCCAATAACTTCGCTTAA